Proteins encoded together in one Alteribacter keqinensis window:
- a CDS encoding GNAT family N-acetyltransferase: MAYIQPGVYEMKNGESVKIRTAHTSDATEMRKLTKEVIKEDVGLILTEDEYTFTVREQAQRVYNSLYSPYHLLITALHGGTLCGIASFEPEQPIKKMRHHGHIGLIVAKPYRSLGLGRHLMETIVDWAKKQETINKVSLEVLTNNEPAIALYLNIGFEPVGCFHNHILQSDGTYADVYRMELITSTTAFQPGDK, translated from the coding sequence ATGGCCTATATTCAGCCAGGTGTATATGAAATGAAAAACGGTGAGTCTGTTAAAATCAGGACGGCTCACACATCTGACGCAACAGAAATGAGAAAGCTCACAAAAGAAGTTATTAAAGAAGATGTCGGACTAATTTTAACGGAAGACGAGTACACATTTACGGTCAGAGAACAGGCCCAGCGGGTTTACAATTCCCTTTATTCGCCCTATCACCTCCTTATAACTGCTCTTCACGGGGGAACGCTCTGTGGAATTGCTTCTTTCGAGCCGGAACAACCCATTAAGAAAATGAGGCACCACGGTCATATAGGTCTTATTGTCGCGAAGCCTTACCGCTCCCTTGGTTTGGGCCGGCACCTTATGGAAACAATCGTTGACTGGGCGAAAAAACAAGAGACCATTAACAAAGTCAGTCTTGAAGTTCTTACCAACAATGAACCGGCGATTGCTCTATACCTTAATATAGGCTTTGAACCCGTCGGCTGTTTTCACAATCACATCCTTCAGTCAGACGGCACTTACGCCGATGTTTACCGTATGGAATTAATCACCTCCACCACAGCGTTCCAGCCCGGAGACAAGTGA
- a CDS encoding B12-binding domain-containing radical SAM protein — protein sequence MNVVLTTLNAKYIHTCLALRLLKKYAEPEFDTDIMEFTIKDPAMNIVSDLYSRKPDVIGFSCYIWNIEQTIHVIRMLKKVLPETKIVLGGPEVSYDTEYWLERIAEVDFIVIGEGEETFKHLLKEMEAGSNGYHFVFGLGYRKEDKIVINPGRGKLDLNDIPSPYRLDEDLASLGKRVTYFETSRGCPFSCQFCLSSIEVGVRYFDIERVKEDLLYLVRNGAKMIKFIDRTFNIKRDYALEIFDFLIKNHGGCEFQFEITADIMRPEVLEFLNENAPPGIFRFEIGVQSTNDATNDLIQRRQNFKKLARTVTLVKDGQKIDQHLDLIAGLPEEDYDSFKQTFNDVFALRPEELQLGFLKMLRGTGMRAMAERFGYRFMDNAPYEILSNNILSFDDIVKMKRVEDILEKYWNDHRMDNTMKRLTDHTFATPFDFFQEYGNVWDAQGWSRIGHQFEDLFTRLDYFLEKTNAPDIYIVRGLMKLDYLLHHKHKPRKRWWTPDFDKEEQTQVREYICEHPASVSDEFADLNLSDKEIHKHVVIEKIDFNLDSYLKNETVRNGAYHLIVYYNPKTLQAVPFTVPENAASDLKEKTS from the coding sequence ATGAACGTAGTGCTCACTACCCTTAATGCTAAATATATTCATACCTGCCTGGCCCTTCGCCTTTTAAAAAAATATGCAGAACCTGAATTTGATACAGATATTATGGAATTTACAATAAAAGATCCAGCGATGAACATCGTTTCTGATCTTTACAGCAGGAAGCCGGATGTCATCGGTTTCAGCTGTTACATATGGAATATTGAACAGACCATTCACGTGATCAGAATGTTAAAAAAGGTCCTTCCTGAAACGAAGATCGTTCTCGGCGGACCTGAGGTTTCCTATGACACTGAGTATTGGCTTGAACGAATAGCTGAAGTTGATTTTATCGTTATCGGAGAAGGAGAAGAAACGTTCAAGCACCTGTTAAAAGAAATGGAGGCAGGCAGCAACGGATACCATTTTGTATTCGGTCTCGGCTACCGGAAAGAAGACAAGATTGTCATTAATCCGGGACGGGGAAAACTGGACTTAAACGACATCCCGTCTCCCTATCGTCTGGACGAAGACCTAGCATCCCTGGGGAAACGGGTGACATATTTTGAGACAAGCCGGGGGTGCCCGTTCAGTTGCCAGTTCTGCCTTTCCTCCATTGAGGTAGGGGTGCGGTACTTTGATATTGAACGGGTAAAGGAAGATCTGCTCTACCTTGTAAGGAATGGAGCAAAAATGATTAAGTTTATTGACCGGACGTTTAACATCAAACGGGATTATGCTCTTGAGATTTTTGACTTTTTGATTAAAAACCACGGAGGCTGCGAATTCCAGTTTGAAATTACTGCAGACATTATGAGACCGGAAGTGCTTGAATTTCTTAACGAAAATGCACCGCCCGGCATCTTCCGCTTTGAAATTGGTGTCCAGTCTACAAATGATGCGACAAACGATCTGATTCAGCGGCGTCAGAACTTTAAAAAGCTTGCCAGGACGGTCACACTCGTTAAAGACGGCCAAAAAATTGATCAGCACCTTGACCTGATTGCCGGACTTCCAGAAGAGGACTACGATTCATTTAAACAGACATTTAACGATGTATTTGCCCTGCGCCCGGAAGAGCTTCAGCTTGGCTTTTTAAAGATGCTCAGAGGAACGGGGATGAGGGCAATGGCCGAACGGTTTGGATACCGGTTTATGGACAATGCACCTTATGAGATTCTATCCAACAACATCCTCTCCTTTGATGATATTGTCAAAATGAAGCGGGTAGAAGATATTCTTGAGAAGTATTGGAATGACCACCGGATGGACAACACGATGAAAAGACTTACAGATCACACTTTTGCCACACCGTTTGACTTTTTCCAAGAGTACGGAAATGTCTGGGATGCACAGGGCTGGTCCCGGATCGGTCATCAATTTGAGGATTTATTTACCAGGCTTGATTATTTCCTCGAAAAAACAAATGCCCCTGATATCTACATTGTCCGGGGGCTGATGAAACTTGATTATTTACTGCACCATAAGCATAAACCGAGAAAGCGCTGGTGGACTCCTGATTTTGATAAAGAGGAGCAAACCCAGGTACGGGAATACATTTGTGAGCACCCGGCAAGCGTTTCAGATGAGTTTGCAGACCTCAATCTCTCAGACAAGGAAATTCATAAACATGTGGTCATTGAAAAGATTGACTTCAATCTGGACAGCTATCTTAAAAACGAGACGGTTCGAAACGGAGCGTATCACCTGATTGTTTATTACAACCCTAAAACCCTTCAGGCTGTTCCGTTTACCGTACCGGAGAATGCAGCTTCCGATTTAAAAGAAAAAACGAGTTAA
- a CDS encoding DMT family transporter, with protein MLKWAFFLIIAGAALWGTIGIFVQGLYDLGFTPIEVVAIRVIVALIVMTLIVLAKSPGLFLVKPAHMPLFFGTGICSIVFFNWAYFTTIQEINLSVAAVLLYTGPAFVTILSRIFFKEWITPQKIAALFVTLAGCTLVIGLFPLNADQLSFYGVLVGVGSGFGYALYSIFGKKASKSYSSLTITFYTFLFASAALIPVIGIADMSQRLASLEGLLLALGLGTIPTVFAYLFYTAGLNHVESSKASIAATVEPVVAAMIGVFVFHDQLTFWQGVGMICVLLAVFIIQQGRKVKKTRQPHAVNG; from the coding sequence ATGCTTAAATGGGCATTTTTTCTGATTATAGCCGGTGCCGCTCTTTGGGGAACGATCGGTATCTTTGTCCAGGGTCTGTACGATCTTGGCTTTACACCAATTGAAGTTGTGGCTATTCGTGTAATTGTTGCGCTTATCGTCATGACACTCATTGTTCTGGCTAAAAGCCCGGGGCTGTTCCTTGTAAAACCAGCGCACATGCCGTTGTTTTTCGGTACAGGCATTTGCAGTATTGTCTTTTTTAACTGGGCTTACTTTACAACCATACAGGAAATCAATTTATCAGTAGCTGCTGTCCTTCTATATACCGGACCGGCATTTGTTACCATTCTCAGCCGGATCTTTTTCAAGGAATGGATTACACCGCAGAAAATCGCAGCCCTTTTTGTAACCTTGGCGGGCTGTACTCTTGTTATCGGACTGTTCCCGTTAAACGCAGACCAGCTCTCTTTTTACGGCGTTCTTGTAGGTGTGGGATCCGGGTTTGGCTACGCCCTTTACAGTATTTTCGGAAAAAAAGCTTCCAAATCATATTCCTCACTGACCATTACGTTTTATACGTTTTTATTCGCTTCTGCCGCCCTGATTCCGGTAATAGGAATCGCAGATATGTCACAACGGCTCGCTTCATTGGAAGGTTTACTATTGGCTCTCGGACTCGGGACGATACCGACAGTATTTGCCTATCTTTTCTATACAGCCGGGCTCAACCACGTCGAGTCCAGCAAAGCTTCCATTGCGGCTACTGTGGAACCCGTTGTGGCCGCCATGATCGGTGTATTTGTATTCCACGATCAACTCACCTTCTGGCAGGGAGTCGGCATGATTTGTGTGCTTCTGGCTGTATTTATCATTCAGCAGGGTCGTAAGGTTAAAAAGACCCGGCAGCCTCATGCCGTAAATGGATAA
- a CDS encoding STAS domain-containing protein: MMKVNEFSIDTFKLMETMSDNIFIADKNMKLIWINEEARNLVTELLPYLPAIAHPDDLIGMYLQEIHGQKSNFFKVMKKKNFPHKSKVPIFGYTADLFVNELFDQNGDMNGYILIWRDVTKEEQQRMKSEKMIEEMSTPILPVVLNNALFAPLIGTFDKRRFDHLRERVLTECVKSGADYLIFDFSGVTVVENELLVDEFERLRATVQLLGAHTFFCGFSSELVKLFTKNKVKVEERTFSQYQQAIHHVLYLEGLEITPRKKT, encoded by the coding sequence ATGATGAAAGTAAATGAATTTTCAATAGATACATTCAAACTTATGGAAACGATGTCAGACAATATCTTTATTGCTGACAAAAACATGAAACTGATCTGGATAAATGAAGAAGCGAGAAATCTCGTAACCGAGCTCTTGCCTTATCTTCCTGCGATCGCTCATCCGGATGACCTGATCGGCATGTACTTACAAGAGATTCATGGTCAAAAGTCCAATTTTTTTAAAGTGATGAAAAAGAAAAACTTTCCCCACAAGTCGAAGGTTCCGATTTTTGGATATACGGCAGATCTTTTTGTAAATGAACTCTTTGACCAGAACGGAGACATGAATGGTTATATTCTTATCTGGCGGGATGTAACCAAAGAAGAGCAGCAGCGTATGAAAAGTGAAAAAATGATCGAGGAAATGTCAACACCGATTTTACCTGTTGTTCTTAACAATGCCTTGTTCGCGCCATTAATCGGGACTTTTGACAAAAGACGGTTTGACCACCTCAGGGAACGGGTGCTTACTGAATGTGTAAAGAGTGGAGCAGACTATCTGATTTTTGATTTCTCAGGTGTGACGGTGGTTGAAAACGAACTGCTTGTTGATGAATTTGAAAGACTCAGGGCTACTGTTCAGCTATTGGGGGCCCACACGTTCTTTTGTGGCTTTTCTTCAGAACTGGTTAAACTCTTTACAAAAAACAAGGTAAAAGTCGAAGAAAGGACCTTTTCTCAATACCAGCAGGCTATTCATCATGTCCTCTATTTAGAAGGGCTGGAGATAACCCCGCGAAAAAAAACGTGA
- a CDS encoding NAD(P)H-dependent oxidoreductase: MNHLLVYMHPSKDSFNGSLLKAYAGTLKNQGHQVEVRSLYEMDFQPLLSREEYKDSFKGVYKEDVITEHRFFLWADAITFLFPLWWGSFPAAGKGYLDRVLSYGVAYGLDGEKPIPLLTGKKAAIICTTGAPSEEYDASGMHQTMNRLFDEAIFRFCGLEPAFHEYFGGVLICKDHEREKMIERVKELAGSWIHGS; encoded by the coding sequence GTGAATCATTTACTTGTTTATATGCATCCTTCAAAAGACAGTTTCAACGGAAGTCTACTAAAAGCATATGCAGGTACATTAAAAAATCAGGGACACCAGGTTGAGGTTCGTTCTCTATATGAAATGGATTTCCAGCCGCTCCTCTCCAGGGAGGAGTACAAAGATTCATTTAAAGGTGTTTATAAAGAAGACGTCATAACAGAACATCGTTTTTTTCTTTGGGCTGATGCCATTACATTTCTCTTTCCTTTATGGTGGGGAAGCTTTCCAGCTGCCGGTAAAGGCTATCTCGACCGTGTTTTATCCTATGGTGTTGCTTATGGATTGGATGGAGAAAAACCCATCCCGCTGCTTACAGGAAAAAAAGCAGCGATAATCTGCACAACGGGGGCTCCGTCTGAAGAATACGACGCCAGTGGAATGCATCAAACAATGAATCGTTTGTTTGATGAAGCCATTTTTCGCTTCTGCGGGCTTGAGCCTGCTTTTCATGAATACTTCGGGGGTGTCCTGATCTGTAAGGACCATGAGAGAGAGAAAATGATCGAACGTGTAAAAGAACTGGCAGGTTCATGGATCCACGGTTCATAA
- a CDS encoding phosphatase PAP2 family protein — protein sequence MIVREWEIGVLQVFTDLQTGAGNAAAYILTFLGNELFYFLMIPLVYWCLSKAFGIRLVYVFLLSVYVNSLLKAMFAVQRPIGIEGVNSLYVSSAEVGSHYPYDSFPSGHAQGSATLWGMTAIWLKSRAFWIFAAVLVLMISMSRLYTGLHWPTDITTGMAVAATILLIYVKTEKWIVGWSIKRKWIAVIVLPLILMGIFPESEGMKYSGFLLGAGIGYLLEAKHIRMKIPSSWVKKAVALFVGLAGLFLLQEGGKIVLGTSLGADALRYGLIGLWGLLGAPYLFVKLRLYETSRNTNENEKAA from the coding sequence ATGATAGTGAGAGAATGGGAGATTGGGGTTTTGCAGGTATTTACTGATTTGCAGACGGGTGCGGGAAACGCAGCGGCCTACATACTTACTTTTTTAGGAAATGAACTCTTTTACTTTTTAATGATTCCCCTTGTCTACTGGTGTTTGTCCAAAGCTTTTGGCATCAGACTTGTATATGTGTTTTTGCTGTCTGTCTATGTTAATTCATTACTGAAAGCCATGTTTGCTGTCCAGCGGCCGATTGGAATAGAAGGCGTAAACTCATTGTATGTCTCCTCGGCAGAGGTTGGAAGCCACTATCCTTATGACAGTTTTCCAAGCGGTCACGCCCAGGGTTCAGCCACACTATGGGGGATGACCGCCATCTGGCTTAAAAGCAGGGCATTCTGGATCTTTGCGGCAGTCCTTGTTCTGATGATTTCCATGAGCCGTTTATATACAGGACTTCACTGGCCAACTGACATTACCACTGGCATGGCAGTGGCAGCCACGATCCTTTTGATCTATGTAAAGACTGAAAAATGGATAGTCGGCTGGTCAATAAAGAGAAAGTGGATCGCCGTGATCGTTTTGCCTCTTATTCTTATGGGAATCTTCCCGGAATCCGAAGGCATGAAATACAGCGGATTTCTTCTGGGAGCAGGAATCGGTTATCTTTTGGAAGCGAAACATATACGAATGAAAATACCGTCAAGCTGGGTAAAAAAAGCCGTTGCTCTGTTTGTGGGTCTTGCAGGATTGTTCCTGTTACAGGAAGGTGGCAAGATCGTCCTTGGTACAAGCCTTGGAGCTGATGCTTTACGGTACGGTCTGATCGGTTTGTGGGGACTTCTGGGAGCTCCGTACCTCTTTGTGAAACTGCGTCTCTATGAAACAAGCCGTAATACAAACGAAAATGAAAAAGCAGCTTAA
- a CDS encoding EAL domain-containing protein, giving the protein MSGCYLCTNKIPLTKEGVLSIYTNQSDILSDMKDIITTKGFDSKIRKGKLDLIFHDWHALQKTMDQLKDSLPLRKSTKVKCSLSLLHEEPSDYIPFSEMYMKIMNPRLVKIIQEKLFRSFLQPIVRAVDEEIYGYEFLLRPRSQLYDFNPGELFEFSRQSGMHSMLDSEARMNAIRTSSMMLDAGMKRFINFLPSSIYDPDFCLKSTFRAVEEYRIRPEDLVFEVVETEMIEDMNHLKRIFRYYQNAGVKVALDDLGAGYSTLDVMSELNPDFAKLDRNLIQDCHLDENKQKKIQVISQVAQNIGVTLLAEGIENEDEWAYLRTKVDLGQGYFFGKPAETPLKQYVK; this is encoded by the coding sequence ATGAGCGGATGTTACTTATGCACAAATAAAATTCCTTTAACGAAAGAAGGAGTTTTAAGTATATATACAAATCAATCTGATATCCTTTCTGATATGAAAGATATCATTACAACAAAAGGTTTTGACTCAAAAATCAGAAAAGGAAAGCTCGATCTGATTTTTCATGACTGGCATGCTCTTCAGAAAACGATGGATCAATTAAAAGACTCCCTCCCGTTGAGAAAGAGTACCAAAGTTAAATGCAGCCTCTCCCTCCTTCACGAAGAACCAAGTGATTATATTCCTTTTTCTGAAATGTATATGAAAATCATGAATCCCAGACTGGTAAAAATTATACAGGAAAAGCTTTTCCGCTCTTTTTTACAACCCATTGTAAGAGCTGTAGATGAAGAAATCTATGGATACGAATTTTTATTAAGACCGCGAAGTCAGCTATATGATTTTAACCCTGGAGAGCTTTTTGAATTTTCCCGGCAATCAGGAATGCATTCCATGCTCGACAGTGAGGCACGTATGAATGCAATACGAACGAGTTCCATGATGCTGGATGCCGGGATGAAGCGGTTTATCAATTTTCTCCCCTCATCCATTTATGATCCTGACTTTTGTCTTAAAAGTACATTCAGGGCGGTGGAAGAATATCGGATCAGGCCTGAAGATCTCGTGTTCGAAGTAGTTGAGACGGAAATGATAGAGGATATGAACCATCTAAAACGGATATTTCGGTATTATCAGAACGCTGGTGTAAAGGTTGCTCTCGATGATCTCGGAGCAGGTTACTCAACTCTTGATGTTATGAGCGAATTGAACCCTGACTTTGCAAAACTGGACCGAAACCTCATCCAGGACTGTCATTTGGACGAGAATAAGCAGAAGAAAATACAGGTCATTTCACAAGTAGCCCAGAACATCGGGGTCACTCTCCTTGCAGAAGGAATTGAAAATGAAGACGAATGGGCATATCTCCGAACCAAGGTCGACCTTGGACAGGGATACTTCTTCGGAAAACCGGCCGAAACGCCTCTCAAACAATACGTAAAATAA